Proteins encoded in a region of the Anopheles ziemanni chromosome 2, idAnoZiCoDA_A2_x.2, whole genome shotgun sequence genome:
- the LOC131282183 gene encoding uncharacterized protein LOC131282183 has translation MKLIFAIALVCLGASLSEAGRPASTEVVQKLKAIEPIYKNLQDNIVNAVAGAKLNTASKTDSFYQAIIDNKEASLKQSIQLEDSFSYQLNKQAPSTDSSCLGFLRTLMENNMFVAGVGYTNCVNTVEAGVKEELDKVYQLLQVDESELFDLSLLDVFRGENIIADPVKIIAKLNEKEAEINGISVSFVADINAAVDGYASRLSALENSYKSCVLSNESLLKQAFESSKMQLTQICLGSIV, from the coding sequence ATGAAACTAATCTTTGCGATTGCTTTGGTGTGTCTTGGCGCGTCCCTCTCCGAAGCCGGGCGCCCCGCTTCGACCGAGGTCGTGCAAAAGCTGAAGGCTATCGAACCAATCTACAAGAATCTGCAAGATAACATCGTTAATGCAGTGGCCGGGGCAAAGCTGAATACAGCTTCCAAAACAGACTCCTTCTACCAGGCCATTATCGACAATAAGGAGGCATCGTTGAAGCAGTCGATTCAACTCGAGGACTCTTTTTCCTACCAGCTGAACAAGCAGGCTCCGTCAACTGACTCCAGCTGTTTGGGATTCCTTCGGACACTTATGGAAAACAACATGTTTGTGGCCGGTGTCGGTTATACGAACTGTGTGAACACCGTCGAAGCTGGGGTAAAAGAGGAGCTAGACAAAGTGTACCAACTGCTGCAGGTCGATGAGTCGGAGCTGTTCGATCTGAGCCTGTTGGATGTTTTCCGCGGTGAGAACATCATTGCCGATCCAGTCAAAATTATCGCCAAATTGAACGAGAAGGAAGCGGAGATCAATGGCATTTCGGTGAGTTTTGTGGCCGACATCAATGCCGCTGTGGATGGATACGCCTCTCGTTTGAGTGCTTTGGAGAATTCGTACAAGTCGTGCGTGCTTTCGAACGAGTCCCTTCTTAAGCAGGCGTTCGAGTCGTCGAAGATGCAGCTAACGCAGATCTGTCTGGGATCTATTGTTTAG